A region from the Arthrobacter roseus genome encodes:
- a CDS encoding DUF305 domain-containing protein translates to MTRYLSISALAVAATIALAGCGSNDNPSTAPSPGTDASSTAGPNQNASEQHNDVDVMFAQMMIPHHRQAVEMSEIVLAKDSISPEVSALATRIKDAQAPEIETMTGWLDSWGEQAEMSGSMEGHDMGGSSDMQGMMTEDQVAELKAAEGEAAAKIFLTSMTAHHNGAVEMAQDEIEDGQYPDAIALAETIMESQQAEIEEMEALLADL, encoded by the coding sequence ATGACGCGTTATCTTTCCATCTCAGCCCTCGCCGTTGCTGCAACGATCGCTTTAGCCGGTTGCGGCTCCAACGACAATCCGAGCACTGCGCCATCGCCTGGAACTGACGCCAGTTCCACAGCTGGTCCCAACCAAAACGCCTCCGAGCAACATAACGATGTGGACGTCATGTTCGCCCAAATGATGATTCCGCACCACCGTCAGGCGGTTGAGATGAGCGAGATCGTTCTAGCGAAGGACTCCATCAGTCCCGAAGTCAGCGCCCTCGCGACCAGGATCAAGGATGCTCAGGCACCAGAAATTGAAACGATGACCGGCTGGCTCGATTCTTGGGGCGAACAGGCTGAAATGTCAGGAAGCATGGAAGGCCACGATATGGGCGGTTCCAGCGATATGCAGGGCATGATGACGGAGGACCAAGTCGCTGAATTGAAAGCCGCCGAAGGCGAAGCAGCAGCAAAGATATTCCTCACCTCAATGACCGCCCACCACAACGGCGCCGTTGAGATGGCACAGGACGAGATCGAGGATGGTCAGTACCCTGACGCTATCGCCCTGGCGGAGACCATCATGGAATCTCAGCAGGCCGAAATTGAGGAAATGGAAGCCCTTCTGGCCGACCTCTAG
- the xdhC gene encoding xanthine dehydrogenase accessory protein XdhC, protein MDWISGLTRARAAGTAGVLATIVEVRGHSPREVGAKMFIAADTASGSIGGGNMEATVTHRARTLLTDGAEAVVEVEFGLNEHARVAYGTQCCGGIVRVLLEPIGRRPTVAIFGAGHVGKELARILSRNEIILHLADSRQGIVDEALAATLETGPATVHLHTLPAPETLIVSLPNASHVLILTHDHAEDLLLCDAALRREGLGSIGVIGSGAKWARFRLKLAAEGHPESAIERIQCPIGVPDVTGKHPAVIAISVAADLMRAFQKVAP, encoded by the coding sequence ATGGACTGGATCAGCGGTCTGACTCGCGCTCGCGCTGCCGGGACGGCAGGTGTGCTAGCGACCATCGTCGAGGTCCGCGGGCACTCACCCCGCGAGGTCGGCGCGAAGATGTTCATTGCAGCCGACACGGCGTCGGGAAGCATTGGCGGCGGCAATATGGAGGCCACTGTCACCCACCGTGCGCGCACGCTGCTGACTGACGGAGCGGAGGCGGTGGTGGAAGTCGAGTTCGGCCTCAATGAACACGCACGGGTGGCCTATGGAACCCAGTGTTGCGGGGGCATTGTGCGGGTACTCCTTGAACCGATCGGGCGGCGCCCCACCGTTGCGATCTTCGGCGCCGGCCACGTCGGCAAAGAACTGGCACGTATCCTCAGCCGGAACGAGATCATCCTCCACCTTGCCGACTCCCGGCAGGGTATAGTCGACGAGGCTCTCGCCGCCACGCTCGAGACGGGACCGGCGACAGTGCACCTCCATACCCTTCCTGCCCCCGAGACACTCATTGTGAGCCTCCCGAATGCCTCGCATGTTCTCATCCTCACCCACGACCACGCCGAAGACCTGTTGCTCTGCGACGCAGCCCTCCGACGCGAAGGACTCGGGAGCATCGGGGTCATTGGATCCGGCGCTAAATGGGCCCGGTTTCGCCTGAAACTCGCGGCCGAGGGACACCCCGAATCGGCCATCGAACGTATCCAGTGCCCCATCGGTGTCCCCGATGTCACCGGGAAACACCCTGCCGTCATCGCCATCAGTGTCGCTGCCGACCTCATGCGCGCCTTTCAGAAAGTTGCGCCATGA
- a CDS encoding DUF6153 family protein — MKVRRSRADSSSLPTTALTMARVAAVVIGILAMHMWMGAGMGGQETPNHATSAVVTSPFHTGQNHLMAPPTAHEMPSPAGAVFAMDCGGEMIAGACAMMFLVISIVVALALRSRSNYRVAHYRVLPRITLPHRTRPYTPSLVQLCISRT, encoded by the coding sequence GTGAAAGTACGTCGCTCACGCGCTGATTCCTCGTCTCTTCCGACCACCGCCCTCACCATGGCCAGGGTGGCCGCCGTCGTCATCGGGATACTGGCAATGCATATGTGGATGGGCGCGGGAATGGGCGGTCAGGAGACGCCTAATCACGCCACGTCGGCGGTAGTCACGAGTCCATTCCACACCGGCCAAAACCACTTGATGGCACCGCCGACGGCGCACGAGATGCCCTCCCCCGCTGGCGCGGTATTCGCTATGGACTGTGGCGGCGAGATGATCGCTGGCGCCTGCGCCATGATGTTCCTGGTCATCAGCATCGTGGTTGCGCTGGCCCTGAGAAGCCGCTCGAACTACCGCGTGGCTCACTACCGTGTGCTTCCACGAATAACGCTTCCTCATCGAACCCGGCCGTACACGCCGTCACTGGTTCAGCTCTGCATCAGTCGGACATAA
- a CDS encoding AI-2E family transporter, with protein MDTTRDVGPEANPAHGDSVNRRRGLTAGFASTVRWVAGGIVIVVGLVVLWYTIGYLWSVAFPILLALLLSSILWPVNRAFRRFLPKPLAALLTVVLVLTSLYAIIRWMVPALISESAELAEHAQVTLTELSRTFTQPPFNLQDADLNNLLDTAVEQVRENTTAIVSGVTSGIYTSLGLLTSAVVTTLLVLVFVFFCLKDGDRVLPWAAHWTNAAAYKHIRAISTQAWSTLSGYIGAQAAVALVDAVFIGLGLWILDIPLAMPLTVLIFFAAFIPIVGAVTTGLLAALIALISDGWVTGLIVLGIVVLVQQLESNLLQPVLVGRTLKIHPAVVLASVTVAGTLFGIAGAFLAVPIAAVAIVVLRYVRDQSFTPAHPCAADAGMADAGTEHDDGDAMGDGDADGTAPADRDIQPDGHGASRLEGTSDRARD; from the coding sequence ATGGATACGACACGCGACGTCGGCCCGGAAGCCAACCCGGCGCATGGGGATTCGGTAAACAGACGTAGGGGCTTAACCGCAGGCTTTGCCAGCACTGTCCGCTGGGTGGCAGGGGGCATAGTCATCGTCGTCGGACTCGTGGTCCTCTGGTACACCATCGGGTATCTCTGGTCGGTAGCTTTCCCGATACTGCTTGCGTTGTTACTCAGCAGCATTCTGTGGCCAGTTAACCGGGCGTTTCGGCGCTTTCTACCGAAGCCGTTGGCGGCGCTGCTGACCGTAGTTCTGGTCCTTACCTCTCTGTACGCCATCATCCGGTGGATGGTTCCGGCGCTGATTTCAGAATCAGCGGAGCTGGCGGAGCACGCACAGGTGACTTTGACCGAATTGAGTCGGACGTTTACTCAACCGCCTTTCAACCTGCAGGATGCGGACCTGAATAACCTCCTGGACACGGCGGTAGAGCAGGTCCGGGAAAACACTACCGCCATCGTTTCCGGTGTGACCTCGGGCATCTACACGAGCCTGGGGCTGCTGACCTCGGCGGTCGTAACCACCCTGCTGGTTCTTGTTTTCGTGTTCTTCTGTCTCAAGGACGGGGATCGCGTGTTGCCATGGGCAGCACATTGGACCAATGCCGCCGCATACAAGCACATACGGGCTATCTCAACTCAAGCGTGGAGTACTCTCTCTGGCTATATCGGAGCTCAAGCTGCTGTGGCCCTGGTCGACGCCGTTTTTATTGGACTCGGTCTGTGGATCCTGGACATTCCGCTGGCGATGCCGCTGACGGTGCTCATCTTCTTTGCCGCATTCATCCCCATCGTGGGCGCCGTCACCACCGGTCTGCTGGCAGCGTTGATTGCTCTCATCTCCGACGGCTGGGTAACGGGGCTCATAGTCCTCGGCATAGTGGTCCTTGTCCAGCAACTAGAGAGTAATTTACTCCAACCGGTTCTCGTGGGCCGTACGCTCAAGATCCACCCCGCCGTAGTGCTCGCGTCAGTCACGGTGGCAGGGACTCTGTTCGGTATCGCAGGGGCCTTCCTCGCCGTACCCATCGCTGCTGTCGCCATTGTGGTGCTGCGCTACGTGCGGGACCAGTCGTTCACCCCTGCCCACCCGTGCGCCGCGGACGCAGGCATGGCGGATGCTGGAACGGAACACGACGACGGGGATGCAATGGGCGACGGCGATGCTGACGGTACCGCCCCCGCGGACCGCGACATCCAGCCCGATGGGCATGGCGCTAGCCGACTTGAAGGCACTAGCGATCGAGCTCGAGACTGA
- a CDS encoding xanthine dehydrogenase small subunit codes for MTGTVDQAEPDAAATALTVNGGEMSVAGVAPHTTTLQWLRASGITGPKEGCAEGECGACAVMISRPDGDGGTRWTSINSCLVPAAVLAGQEIYTAEGLASSDALHPVQQEMIQRGGSQCGYCTPGFVSSMAAEYYREDRAGCACGSGGCGSAPTTSDIVSTARSVPSGNGLPWPLVVDDAAQRLESGLPPRIEADQDAKTEPATRYESTSKHEPEVGPNGFDLHALSGNLCRCTGYRPIRDAAFALGEIDPDDPIAQRRDRPAPTSRPLRIETPGSIFVRPADLDEALGLLAGTPEAVLLAGSTDWGVELTIKHRRAPLTIAIDQLPELRQFKVADDHIEIGAALTLSEVERLLGGSVPLLAQVFPLFASQLIRNAATIGGNLGTGSPIGDIAPALLALDAELVLSSPRGDRTVALADYFTGYRESVRAADELIRAVRIPTPVATLSRFYKVAKRKFDDISSVAVAIAATATDDTIEHIRIGVGGAAATTLRAQRTEAALIGKPWAAETFEAAADVMKAEGTPMSDHRASAAYRSATLAQSIRRFYAEAAS; via the coding sequence ATGACCGGAACCGTTGATCAAGCCGAACCGGACGCGGCTGCCACAGCGTTGACCGTCAACGGCGGCGAAATGTCCGTCGCGGGTGTCGCTCCGCACACGACCACCTTGCAGTGGCTGCGGGCCAGTGGGATCACGGGCCCCAAAGAGGGATGCGCGGAAGGAGAGTGCGGAGCCTGCGCGGTGATGATCTCCCGCCCCGACGGAGACGGTGGCACCCGCTGGACCTCGATCAACTCGTGCCTCGTGCCCGCCGCGGTGCTCGCCGGTCAGGAGATCTACACGGCGGAAGGGCTGGCCTCCTCCGACGCGCTGCACCCGGTTCAACAAGAGATGATCCAGCGGGGCGGCTCCCAGTGCGGTTATTGCACGCCTGGTTTCGTCTCCTCGATGGCCGCTGAATACTACCGTGAAGACCGCGCCGGGTGCGCGTGCGGCTCGGGTGGTTGCGGTTCGGCCCCCACGACATCCGACATCGTCTCCACCGCACGCTCCGTTCCCTCCGGGAACGGACTTCCCTGGCCGCTCGTCGTGGACGACGCTGCCCAGCGCCTCGAGTCCGGGCTGCCTCCGCGGATCGAGGCGGACCAGGACGCCAAGACCGAACCGGCCACGAGGTACGAATCGACTTCGAAGCACGAACCGGAGGTGGGACCCAATGGATTCGATCTGCACGCACTCTCTGGCAACCTGTGCCGGTGCACCGGATACCGGCCGATCCGCGACGCGGCTTTCGCCCTCGGTGAGATCGATCCCGATGATCCGATCGCCCAGCGCCGTGACCGGCCAGCGCCAACGAGCCGACCACTGCGCATCGAAACCCCGGGCAGCATCTTCGTGCGTCCGGCGGATCTCGATGAGGCCCTTGGCCTTCTCGCCGGAACACCGGAGGCCGTCCTGCTCGCAGGCTCGACGGACTGGGGTGTCGAGCTGACGATCAAACATCGGCGCGCCCCGCTGACGATCGCAATTGACCAGCTACCCGAATTGCGCCAGTTCAAGGTCGCTGACGACCACATCGAGATCGGCGCGGCGCTCACCCTGTCGGAGGTCGAACGCCTCCTCGGTGGTTCGGTGCCCCTGCTCGCCCAGGTCTTTCCGCTTTTCGCCTCCCAGCTGATCCGAAATGCTGCGACGATCGGTGGGAACCTGGGCACTGGATCCCCTATTGGTGATATTGCCCCCGCGCTCCTCGCCCTCGACGCCGAACTCGTGCTCAGCTCACCGCGTGGCGATCGGACGGTGGCGCTGGCCGACTACTTCACCGGTTACCGAGAGAGCGTGCGAGCCGCCGATGAACTCATCCGCGCAGTGCGCATCCCGACGCCGGTCGCAACGCTAAGCCGGTTCTATAAGGTTGCCAAACGTAAGTTCGACGACATCTCCTCAGTGGCGGTGGCCATTGCCGCTACTGCCACTGACGACACGATCGAACACATCCGCATCGGGGTGGGCGGCGCCGCGGCCACGACGCTCCGCGCTCAGCGCACCGAGGCAGCACTGATTGGCAAGCCCTGGGCGGCCGAGACTTTCGAGGCCGCCGCCGACGTCATGAAAGCAGAAGGGACACCAATGTCCGACCACCGGGCCAGCGCCGCGTACCGCAGTGCGACGCTCGCCCAATCCATCCGTCGCTTCTACGCGGAGGCCGCATCATGA
- a CDS encoding copper-translocating P-type ATPase, translated as MEHEKHESGQHAGHSAAMFKNKFWLSLVLAIPVVLFSQMFASFLGYTVAEFPGASWISPVLGTVIFVYGGAPFLRGGMAELKSRQPGMMLLIAMAITVAFGASWVTTLGIGAFNLDFWWELALLVVIMLLGHWMEMRALGSATGALDALAALLPDEADRVTSNGVETVLASSLAVDDVVLVRSGARVPADGEIVAGEAELDESMITGESRTVSRAVGETVVAGTVATDNSVRMKVTAVDADTTLAGIQRLVSAAQESSSKAQALADRAAALLFYFALGAGIITFIVWLLLGSADDAVIRTVTVLVIACPHALGLAIPLVIAISTERASKAGVLIKNRMALERMRTIDVVLFDKTGTLTEGQHAVTGTSTANGVSIADLLALAAAAESASEHPVARAIVRAAEDDTDAAALAYAGTEFTSLTGRGVRARVNGTDIAVGGPNMLRDLELPSPDEITASTEEWVSRGASVLHVIQDGRIVGALRLEDRVRDESRAAVSALQQRGVKVAMITGDADQVAQAVAKDLGIDEVFADVLPEDKDKKVTELQQRGLKVAMVGDGVNDSPALARAEVGIAIGAGTDVAMESAGVVLIGNDPRSVLSMIDLSRASYRKMIQNLIWAAGYNVVAVPLAAGVLAFAGFVLSPAVGAVLMSISTIVVALNAQLLRRTNLDPSSITKEGTDSESTSLTR; from the coding sequence ATGGAACATGAGAAGCATGAGTCCGGTCAGCACGCTGGCCACAGCGCCGCGATGTTCAAAAACAAGTTCTGGCTGAGCCTGGTTCTGGCCATCCCGGTTGTTCTGTTCAGCCAAATGTTTGCCTCATTCCTCGGCTACACGGTGGCCGAATTTCCAGGCGCATCTTGGATTTCCCCGGTTCTGGGCACGGTCATCTTCGTCTACGGCGGTGCACCGTTCCTGAGAGGCGGGATGGCGGAGCTAAAATCGCGTCAGCCCGGAATGATGCTGCTGATTGCGATGGCTATAACGGTAGCGTTTGGCGCGTCCTGGGTGACCACACTGGGCATCGGAGCGTTCAATCTGGACTTCTGGTGGGAACTTGCCCTACTTGTCGTCATCATGTTGCTGGGCCATTGGATGGAAATGCGGGCACTGGGCTCAGCGACCGGAGCCCTTGACGCCCTCGCCGCGCTACTGCCTGACGAGGCGGACCGCGTTACCTCCAACGGCGTCGAAACGGTTCTCGCAAGCTCACTTGCGGTTGACGACGTCGTCCTGGTCCGCTCAGGGGCGAGGGTTCCCGCGGACGGGGAAATCGTTGCAGGCGAAGCCGAATTGGACGAATCCATGATTACCGGTGAGTCGCGGACTGTGAGCCGGGCTGTTGGCGAAACCGTGGTCGCGGGGACGGTCGCGACCGATAATTCCGTCAGGATGAAAGTCACCGCGGTGGACGCAGATACCACGCTGGCAGGCATCCAGCGACTAGTCTCCGCTGCCCAGGAATCTTCTTCGAAGGCGCAGGCGCTGGCTGATCGTGCTGCGGCGCTACTGTTCTACTTCGCTCTCGGTGCGGGCATCATCACGTTCATCGTTTGGCTCCTTCTGGGAAGTGCAGATGACGCGGTGATCCGCACCGTCACCGTTCTGGTCATCGCCTGCCCCCATGCCCTGGGCTTGGCCATACCGTTGGTCATCGCCATCTCGACGGAGCGTGCCTCCAAGGCAGGTGTCCTGATCAAGAATCGGATGGCACTGGAACGGATGCGCACTATCGATGTGGTGCTCTTCGACAAGACCGGCACGTTGACGGAAGGCCAGCACGCTGTGACCGGCACGTCGACAGCCAATGGCGTCAGCATCGCCGACCTGCTCGCATTGGCCGCAGCGGCTGAATCAGCGAGTGAACATCCTGTTGCCCGAGCGATAGTCCGGGCCGCGGAAGACGATACCGATGCTGCTGCACTGGCCTACGCGGGAACCGAATTTACCTCGCTGACAGGCCGTGGAGTACGCGCCCGCGTGAACGGCACGGATATAGCCGTTGGTGGACCAAATATGCTTCGAGACCTCGAACTCCCCTCCCCTGATGAGATCACCGCCAGCACCGAAGAATGGGTCTCCCGGGGCGCCAGCGTATTACATGTGATTCAGGACGGCAGAATTGTTGGAGCCCTCCGGCTAGAAGACCGCGTTCGCGACGAGTCACGTGCAGCCGTGAGCGCACTGCAGCAACGCGGCGTCAAAGTAGCGATGATCACCGGCGACGCCGACCAAGTGGCGCAAGCTGTGGCCAAGGACCTTGGAATCGACGAGGTCTTCGCCGACGTGCTGCCCGAAGACAAGGACAAGAAGGTCACGGAGCTTCAACAACGCGGTCTAAAAGTGGCCATGGTCGGAGACGGGGTCAACGATTCTCCGGCATTGGCACGAGCCGAGGTGGGTATCGCGATCGGTGCGGGCACCGATGTCGCTATGGAATCTGCCGGCGTCGTCCTCATTGGCAATGACCCCCGCTCGGTGTTGTCCATGATTGACCTCTCCCGGGCCAGCTACCGCAAAATGATCCAAAATCTCATTTGGGCCGCCGGCTACAACGTCGTGGCCGTCCCGCTGGCAGCCGGCGTTCTGGCTTTCGCCGGGTTTGTCCTCTCGCCCGCCGTGGGGGCTGTCCTCATGTCGATTTCCACTATCGTTGTTGCATTGAATGCGCAGCTGCTGCGCCGCACAAATCTGGATCCATCAAGCATCACCAAGGAAGGGACGGATAGTGAAAGTACGTCGCTCACGCGCTGA
- a CDS encoding helix-turn-helix domain-containing protein gives MAYNIEKQQATFGEHLRSWRMVQGLTAQQVCERADISLPTLRNLERGEGNVGLENALRVARALGILESIVNAADPLHTDLGRARANLLHRKRAR, from the coding sequence ATGGCATACAACATCGAAAAGCAGCAGGCGACGTTCGGTGAGCACCTGCGGTCTTGGCGCATGGTGCAAGGGCTCACTGCTCAGCAGGTGTGCGAACGCGCCGATATCTCCTTGCCGACCCTACGCAACTTGGAACGCGGTGAGGGCAACGTTGGTTTGGAAAACGCGTTGCGAGTAGCACGGGCACTCGGAATTCTCGAAAGCATCGTCAACGCAGCCGACCCATTGCACACTGACCTCGGCCGCGCGCGTGCCAATCTCCTACATCGAAAGCGCGCGCGATGA
- a CDS encoding guanine deaminase produces MTTDELAAPTIFHGRILDTPEDPFDGGELRAEECALVVSDGVITFRGSLAKAQQQNPSAPVTGVDGVLLPGLVDTHVHYPQLRIIGGLGMPLLEWLERCALPEEARMADLAYAEVVAGEFVGGLISAGTTTALSFGAHYAPATDALFRAAHETGMRMTAGLVVADQELREDLLTTPERAASEAAGLIETWHGKGKLRYAVTPRFALSASANLLDSCRDTLTSSPDLFFTSHVNENKAEMAAVAGLFPTSSNYSDVYDQHGLLGPRSLLAHNVHPTDVELARLSETGTAVSHCPSSNSALGSGLFPLRRHLQAGVRVSLGSDVGAGTGFSQFKEGLQAYFHQQLQPDGVPLTPAHLLHLATRSGARALGYADVGHLSVGAVFDAIEVHPPSGSPLNAILRHAESAERALAAVFANGTSADINRVWMSGVLAHSRAQK; encoded by the coding sequence ATGACCACCGACGAACTTGCAGCGCCGACGATCTTCCATGGCCGAATCCTCGACACACCCGAGGACCCCTTCGATGGCGGCGAGCTCCGCGCCGAGGAGTGTGCGCTCGTCGTCTCCGACGGCGTCATCACCTTCCGCGGCTCTCTCGCGAAAGCGCAACAACAGAATCCTTCCGCGCCGGTCACCGGTGTGGACGGAGTGTTGCTGCCTGGGCTGGTCGACACCCATGTGCACTACCCTCAGCTGCGGATCATTGGTGGACTCGGGATGCCGCTGCTGGAATGGCTCGAACGCTGCGCACTGCCGGAAGAGGCACGCATGGCCGATCTGGCCTATGCCGAGGTGGTCGCCGGTGAGTTCGTGGGCGGGCTGATCAGCGCCGGCACCACCACGGCCCTGTCCTTCGGCGCCCACTACGCCCCCGCCACTGATGCCCTGTTCCGCGCCGCGCACGAGACCGGTATGCGGATGACCGCGGGCCTGGTCGTCGCCGACCAAGAGCTACGGGAGGACCTTCTCACCACCCCGGAACGGGCCGCCAGCGAGGCAGCTGGGCTGATTGAAACCTGGCACGGAAAGGGGAAGCTGCGGTACGCCGTCACGCCGCGGTTCGCACTCTCGGCGAGCGCGAATCTGCTCGACTCCTGCCGGGACACCCTGACGAGTTCACCGGATCTGTTCTTCACCTCCCACGTGAATGAGAACAAGGCAGAGATGGCCGCCGTGGCCGGACTGTTCCCGACCTCGTCGAATTACAGTGACGTCTACGACCAGCACGGCCTGCTCGGGCCGCGCAGCCTACTCGCCCACAACGTGCACCCGACCGACGTCGAGCTGGCGCGGCTCAGCGAGACCGGTACAGCGGTTTCCCACTGCCCCTCCTCAAACTCCGCCCTGGGTAGTGGCCTGTTCCCGCTGCGGCGGCACCTGCAAGCCGGCGTGCGAGTCTCCCTGGGGTCCGACGTCGGTGCCGGCACCGGATTCAGCCAGTTCAAGGAGGGCCTACAGGCCTACTTCCATCAGCAGCTGCAACCGGACGGCGTACCACTGACCCCCGCGCACCTCCTCCACCTCGCCACGCGGTCCGGTGCCCGGGCGCTCGGCTATGCCGACGTCGGACACCTCAGCGTCGGTGCTGTCTTCGACGCGATCGAAGTCCACCCGCCATCCGGATCACCCCTCAACGCCATTTTGCGGCACGCTGAAAGCGCTGAGCGCGCCCTCGCCGCAGTCTTCGCCAACGGCACAAGCGCAGACATCAACCGCGTTTGGATGAGTGGAGTGTTGGCTCATAGCCGTGCACAAAAGTGA
- the xdhB gene encoding xanthine dehydrogenase molybdopterin binding subunit has protein sequence MNPFSSRPLAEIPDGSAVGLIVPHEAAWEHVTGRALYTDDLPHRSTNVLHAWPLQVFVAHARIDSLDTSTATTMRGVVRVLTAEDVPGINDYGDIGDETLFPDEVQYHGQPVAWVLAETLEEARLASEAIKISYTELPSIITTQEAIAAGQFQGPTGTLHRGDADAALATAPHRLSGGIDIQGQEHFYLETQASFATVDESGQVFIQSSTQAPSHTQEVAARVLGVSSSQVTVQCLRMGGGFGGKETNANAFASVAALGAVMTGRPVSVRLNRTQDLTMTGKRGGFHATWEAGLDDEGHILAYKAVLTADGGFSLDLSPAVVSRALCHVDNAYYLPNVHVVGRVARTNKTSHTAFRGFGAPAGMIVTEDLLGQAATKLGIGEEEIRRRNFYAPGQTTPYEQVVSQAERMDDIWHKLKKTSDYEARLLDVAEFNARHEHVKRALAITPVKFGVSFNKPFLNQAGALVLVYRDGSVLINHGGTEMGQGLHTKMLQVAATALGLPLRRVRLAPTRTDKVPNTSATSASTGSDLNGGAVKNACEIILDRLAPVAGGMLGVHANDVRITGEVVSGLGSDKSMTWGELVEAAYFQRVSLSATGYFRTEGLYFDSKTYKGNAFKYYARGAAVAEVEVDGYTGAYTTRQVDLLHDVGSSLSPLIDLGQVEGAFVQGVGWLTQEDLRWDTSDGPHRGKLLTQAASTYKLPSFSELPQVFNVDLYVHPTDDGSVYGSKAVGEPPLMLAIAVREALRAAAAAFGEPGRQVELPSPATPEAVYWALDQARQPVPSPALAAE, from the coding sequence ATGAATCCGTTCTCGTCCCGCCCCCTGGCCGAGATCCCAGACGGTAGCGCCGTCGGGCTCATCGTGCCGCACGAGGCCGCCTGGGAACACGTCACAGGTCGGGCGCTATACACCGACGACCTTCCCCACCGATCAACCAATGTCCTTCACGCGTGGCCGCTACAGGTGTTCGTCGCACACGCCCGCATTGACTCCCTCGATACGTCCACGGCCACGACCATGCGAGGGGTTGTCCGTGTGCTCACCGCCGAGGATGTGCCCGGCATCAACGATTACGGTGACATCGGCGACGAGACCCTCTTCCCCGATGAGGTCCAGTACCACGGGCAACCCGTGGCCTGGGTGCTCGCTGAGACCCTCGAGGAAGCGCGCCTGGCCAGCGAAGCCATCAAGATCTCCTACACGGAGCTACCGTCCATCATCACAACTCAGGAGGCCATCGCCGCCGGGCAGTTCCAGGGGCCGACTGGAACTCTCCACCGCGGCGACGCGGACGCTGCTCTCGCGACTGCTCCACACCGCCTCAGCGGTGGGATCGACATCCAGGGCCAGGAGCACTTCTATCTCGAGACCCAGGCATCGTTCGCGACAGTCGACGAGAGTGGCCAGGTCTTCATCCAGTCCTCGACCCAGGCCCCAAGCCACACGCAGGAGGTCGCTGCACGGGTCCTCGGCGTCTCGTCGAGTCAGGTCACCGTGCAGTGCCTGCGCATGGGAGGTGGTTTCGGTGGCAAGGAGACGAACGCGAACGCGTTCGCATCCGTCGCGGCTCTGGGCGCCGTAATGACCGGCCGTCCCGTGAGCGTGCGCCTCAACCGGACCCAGGATCTGACCATGACCGGCAAGCGCGGCGGCTTCCATGCCACGTGGGAGGCTGGCCTGGACGACGAGGGACACATCCTCGCGTACAAGGCCGTGCTGACCGCCGATGGCGGTTTCAGCCTCGATCTCTCTCCTGCCGTGGTTAGCCGCGCGCTGTGCCACGTCGACAACGCCTACTATCTGCCCAACGTCCACGTGGTCGGCCGGGTCGCGCGGACGAACAAAACCTCGCACACGGCATTCCGTGGTTTCGGCGCCCCAGCCGGAATGATCGTGACCGAGGATCTTCTGGGTCAGGCGGCCACGAAGCTGGGTATCGGCGAGGAGGAGATCCGCCGTCGGAACTTCTATGCCCCAGGCCAGACCACCCCCTACGAACAGGTGGTCAGCCAGGCCGAGCGCATGGACGACATCTGGCACAAGCTGAAGAAGACGAGCGATTATGAGGCCCGACTTCTCGACGTCGCCGAATTCAACGCCCGGCACGAGCACGTCAAGCGGGCCCTGGCCATCACTCCGGTGAAGTTCGGCGTCTCGTTCAACAAGCCGTTTCTGAACCAGGCCGGCGCTCTCGTGCTCGTCTACCGGGACGGGTCGGTGCTCATCAACCACGGCGGCACCGAAATGGGCCAGGGTCTGCACACGAAGATGTTGCAAGTTGCTGCGACCGCGCTCGGCCTCCCGCTGCGGCGGGTCCGCCTCGCTCCGACCCGGACCGACAAGGTGCCGAACACCTCGGCCACGTCTGCTTCGACCGGCTCCGACCTCAACGGTGGTGCGGTCAAGAACGCCTGCGAGATCATCCTCGACCGGCTTGCACCGGTAGCGGGCGGCATGCTCGGCGTCCACGCAAACGACGTACGCATCACAGGCGAGGTCGTCAGCGGTTTGGGATCGGACAAGAGCATGACCTGGGGCGAGCTCGTCGAGGCGGCGTACTTCCAGCGAGTGTCCTTGTCGGCGACCGGCTATTTCCGCACGGAGGGGCTCTACTTCGATTCGAAGACTTACAAGGGCAACGCGTTCAAGTACTACGCCCGTGGGGCCGCGGTCGCCGAGGTCGAGGTCGATGGGTACACCGGCGCCTACACCACGCGGCAGGTGGACCTGCTTCACGACGTCGGCAGTTCACTCTCTCCCTTGATCGACCTCGGACAGGTCGAGGGCGCATTCGTTCAGGGCGTCGGCTGGCTCACCCAGGAGGACCTGCGCTGGGACACCAGCGATGGGCCACACCGCGGCAAGCTGCTGACGCAGGCAGCGAGCACCTACAAACTGCCGTCGTTCTCAGAGTTGCCGCAGGTGTTCAACGTCGACCTGTACGTGCACCCCACCGACGATGGCAGCGTGTACGGTTCGAAGGCCGTGGGTGAGCCACCCCTCATGCTCGCAATCGCGGTGCGGGAGGCGCTGCGGGCCGCCGCCGCGGCCTTCGGTGAGCCGGGACGCCAGGTCGAGTTGCCTTCCCCGGCCACCCCGGAGGCTGTGTACTGGGCCCTCGACCAGGCGCGCCAGCCCGTCCCCTCGCCGGCCCTCGCGGCTGAATGA